The following DNA comes from Cellulophaga sp. HaHa_2_95.
ACAGGTAATTTATGAAGACGGAAAATTTATGAATCAAGTAAACCTACAAGAGATAAGAGATCGGATCAATGAGAATCTATAAATAAAAAAAACTAATGATACTAGAAGCTGCAATAGGAGATGCATATGGTGCAGGATTTGAGTTCAAAGAGGCCGAATTTATTTTAAAGAATAATAATTTAAAAGCTTATTACCAACATGGCCTTTATAATGATATTTATAAAAAATATACGGATGACACTCAAATGGCAATTGCAATAGCGGAGTTATTACTTGAGCAAAGTGATTGGACTCCAGAATATGTTTCAGATAAATTTGTGGAAGTATTCCATAGAGATAAACGAAGAGGGTACTCTGAAAGAATTTATAATGCATTAAATAATAGTAAAACAGGTGCCGATTTAATGAATGCCATGGATTATCAAAGCACAGGGAATGGTTCGGCGATGCGAGCTTATCCAATTGGCCTGGTATCTGATATTGATAAATTGTTAGAATTGAGTAAAATTCAAGCAATTACAACGCACAATACTAAAGAAGGGGTTATTAGTGCTCAGCGAATAGCTTTAACTGTTCATTACTATCTGTATAAAGATGGGGATCAGCCATTGATTGATTTTCTTGATGAAATATTAAAAGAAAAAGGTAACTATAAGATAGTTGGCCCAGTTAGCGTACATGGCTTTTCTACAACAAATGTTGTAATTCCTTTAGTAGATAATGCATTTTCTTTAAAGAATACGTTAAAAGATAGTGTAGATCTAGGAGGAGATACAGACACCGTTGCTGAATTATGTATGGCAATTTTAAGTGTTAAAAAAAAGAAGGAAAATAATTTAGCTCAATTTCTTTTTGATGAGTTAGAAAATGGAAAGTATGGAAGAGATTATTTGATTTCATTAGATGACCAACTTTTTCAAAAATTTAAACTAGAGAAAAGATGAAATACGAAATAAAGAAATTTAATGATGGGCAAGTAACCGCCAAAATCATAGAAGGAGGCAATTTAGACCTCAAGATTAGAGGAAATAGCTATGAAGATTTATTTACCGTAGCTGCTATAAAAGAGGCTTGGGAGGCTGAAAATGCCATGCATAAAAATGCAGTAGCCACTTTAACTATTTTATGTTTAATTGGGCAACGTTCCGATAGACGGTTTCATAAAGCGGAATCTTTTGATCTGAAAGTCATTGCTAATTTTATCAATAGTATGAAGTTTGATAAAGTTTCCATTTTACATCCGCATAGCCCTATTTCTATGGCATTGATAGCGAATAGTGAAATGATTTCTCATTTCCAATTTGTGGAAAAGACTTTTAAAGCTTTAGGCCATCCGGTATTGGTGAGTCCAGATGCGGGAGCTTATAAAACCACTCATGAAATTGCAGAAAAGCTGGCGGCCGACTTAGTACCTTCTAATAAAGTGAGAATTAATGGCGCTCCTGTAATTAGTATTCAAGGCGATGTAGAAGGAAAGGAATGCTTGATTGTAGATGATTTAGCAGACGGCGGAAGAACCTTTAAATTTTTGGCAGAAGCACTGAAAGCACAAGGAGCCACTAAGGTATTTTTGTATGTAACACATGCGCAATTTAATTATGGTTTTGAAGAATTAAAAGAGAGTATTGATCATGTGTATTGTACCAATAGTTTTAAAGATATTACAGATACTTATGTTACACAATATGTAGTAGTTTAAAGGGATAGAGTAGTGCTCTTTTAAATAAAAAACACTAAAATTAGGAGTGTAGGAACAGATTATAAAAAAAGCGTATTCGCTAGAATACGCTTTTTTTGTGTTCGTACCTTTTGCGGAAAAATAGTTATAACCTAACTGAAGTGATTAATTTCATACTTTTACTTTATGACAACATCTTTACCTCAGATAGCGTATAAATCAGATATTCCATTGGATATTGAGGTAATGACTTTTGCCCAAACTCAAGCGCAATTGAATAAAACGGAAGACCATGATCCATTTTCGCCTCATAAGATTCAGTTTTATTTAATATTGATTCTTACAAAAGATTTCTATACCCATTATGTAGACTTCAAATTTTACGAATTAAAAAAAGGGAGTATTCTATTTGTTGCAAAAAATCAAGTGCATCATTTTACAGAAAATTTTCAAAATATAGAAGGGTTTTGTATTCTATTAAACAGTCAGTTTTTAGAACAAAACTACTTCCTTTCTAATAGTATTCATTTAGATAGGTTATATAATTACCATTTAGAAACGCCATTAGTGACCTTGGAAGGTACAGAGGGAGCTATCTTTTTAGAGACAGTCCAAAACCTTTATATAGAGTATCATTTAGAAGGTGGTTTTGCAAAAGCAGAAATGTTACGTGCGTACCTACATATATTACTTATAAAAGCAGAACGTGCAAAACAATTACATTCTACGAGTAGCGTTAAAACACTTTGGCTTGAAGTATTTAATATGTTTAAAAATTCACTTGAAGTGAATTATGTAACTACTAGAAATTCAAAATTTTACGCAGAAGAATTACGTGTGTCGTATAAGTTTTTAAATGATGTGGTGAAAAAATTAACAGGTAAAACAGTTAAAGCCTTTATCGACGATTTTGTGACGATTGAAATCAAAAGATATTTGTTGTCAACCTCCTTATCTGTAAAAGAAATAAGTTATAAAACGGGCTTTGATGAGCCTGCGAACATGACCAAGTTTTTTAAGAAAAACACCCAGATTACTCCCTTGAAATTTAGACAACAAGTCTAAATAGTTGGTTATACTTTTACTGTTTTTGTCATCATTTTGATAATTGAAATATGTCTTGCAAACCGCAACTTTGCAGTATCAAAAAAAACCAATTGAAATGATGAACTATCTAAAATTAGCCTTAGGGCTTTTAGCCATTTTTACCACACCATTTTTTGTATCGTGTTCAGATGATCAAGAATATGCACTACGAAAACCGATTTTAAAATAGCACCTTCCAATTCTTTTTAATTACTCCTGGAGCAGATTGGTTCTAATACATCTAAAAACTAAAACACACATATACATTATGAAAACAAAATTAATAGTACTTAGTCTATTTACCATGGTAATAACAAGTTGCCATGCAGAAAAGAAAGAACCAACAACAGTTTTGGAGTTCACAAGCTTTAAGCTAAAAACTACGGCAAGTGAGGCAGAATTTAATAAACTTGATGCAGAAATAGAGGATTCATTCACGAGTAAACAACCTGGTTATATCAGACGTCAAAGTGGCGTTAATGAGCAAGGGGAATATGTGGTAATGGTGTATTGGGAATCTCTTGATGCAGCAAAAGCTTCTATGGATAAATTTATGGCAGACAAAGCTGTTGCTACTTATGCGGGTATGATTGAAAGCAGCACCATGAACATGTCTCGCTTTACCATCGCAGATAAATTTACTGCCACAAATAGTACGTTCACAGAAGTAATGACTTTTAAAACGAAAGAAAATACGGGTGCCAAAGCCTTTAAAAAGGTAAATAAAAAAGTTGGCACTGAATTTAGTGAGCAACAAAAAGGGTTTTTACAACGTATTACGGGCTCTAATGAAGCGGGAGAGCAAATTGTAGTAGCGTATTGGGATACTAAAGCAAATTCTGATGCCGTAATTAATGATTTTATGCAGGCGCCAATTGCCAAAGAATTTATGGGAATGATGGATCAAACGTCTATAGCTATGATTCGTTACCAGGCATTAAGTGCATTAAAAAATGTGACACTCACGAATAAAGATAAAGTGGTTGCTTTGCTAAACAGTTTTAATACTGGAGATCAAACACCAATTTCGTATATTAATCCAACAAAATACATTCAGCACAATCTAGGAGTTGCAGATGGTTTAGAAGGTTTTGGAGCTGTAATGCAACATGCTCCAGAAGGAGGCTTTAAAGCTGATGTACTTCGTGCTTTTCAAGATGGTGCTTATGTATTTACCCATACATCGTATGATTTTTTTGGTCCAAAAGCAGGCTTTGATGTTTTTCGTTTTGAAGATGGGAAAATAGTAGAGCATTGGGATAACTTATTACCTGTTCAAAAACCAAACTCTAGTGGAAGAACACAATTTGATGGAGCTACAGCGCTAACAGATTTAGATAAAACGGAAGCCAATAAGGCTGTTGTTAAAGGGTTTATTGAACATGTTTTGTTGGGTCATGAAATGGATCAATTATCAAGCTATATGAACCCTAAAGAGTATATACAACACAATCCTGCGGTAGCAGATGGTTTAGAAGGTTTTGGAGCAGCGATGCAGTATTTCGCAGCCAACAACTTAGTGATGGAGTATGATAAGCTACACTTAGTGTTAGGGCAAGGCAATTTTGTGCTTAGCATTAGTGAAGGTAAATTTGGAAAAGGAGCGCATACCGCTTATTATGATTTATTTCGTTTAGAAAACGGACTTATAGTAGAGCATTGGGATGTTATAGCGCCAATTCCTTCAAAAACAGAATGGAAAAATGACAATGGGAAGTTCTAATAGCTATCTTATTTAAAACTTAAAAGGAGGACAATCAATATTTTGGTAGTCCTCCTTTTTTTATAAAATAACACTGCTGCTGCTATTGCGAATAAAAACTTAAGATTTACCGAAGCGCTACTCAAGAAAATTAAGTATCAGTAACGCAATATCACGAGTCTTTTCTTCTACGGCAAAATGCCCAGCATTTAATAAATGTAGTTCCGCATTGGGTAAATCTTTTAAATAGGCTTTAGCGCCGTTTGCATTAAATTTTACATCTTTAGCACCCCATACAATTAATGTTTTGGGCTGAGTTTCTTTCAACATCTTTTGCCAAGTAGGGTAGGAAAGTAGGTT
Coding sequences within:
- a CDS encoding ADP-ribosylglycohydrolase family protein gives rise to the protein MILEAAIGDAYGAGFEFKEAEFILKNNNLKAYYQHGLYNDIYKKYTDDTQMAIAIAELLLEQSDWTPEYVSDKFVEVFHRDKRRGYSERIYNALNNSKTGADLMNAMDYQSTGNGSAMRAYPIGLVSDIDKLLELSKIQAITTHNTKEGVISAQRIALTVHYYLYKDGDQPLIDFLDEILKEKGNYKIVGPVSVHGFSTTNVVIPLVDNAFSLKNTLKDSVDLGGDTDTVAELCMAILSVKKKKENNLAQFLFDELENGKYGRDYLISLDDQLFQKFKLEKR
- a CDS encoding phosphoribosyltransferase family protein, coding for MKYEIKKFNDGQVTAKIIEGGNLDLKIRGNSYEDLFTVAAIKEAWEAENAMHKNAVATLTILCLIGQRSDRRFHKAESFDLKVIANFINSMKFDKVSILHPHSPISMALIANSEMISHFQFVEKTFKALGHPVLVSPDAGAYKTTHEIAEKLAADLVPSNKVRINGAPVISIQGDVEGKECLIVDDLADGGRTFKFLAEALKAQGATKVFLYVTHAQFNYGFEELKESIDHVYCTNSFKDITDTYVTQYVVV
- a CDS encoding helix-turn-helix transcriptional regulator codes for the protein MTTSLPQIAYKSDIPLDIEVMTFAQTQAQLNKTEDHDPFSPHKIQFYLILILTKDFYTHYVDFKFYELKKGSILFVAKNQVHHFTENFQNIEGFCILLNSQFLEQNYFLSNSIHLDRLYNYHLETPLVTLEGTEGAIFLETVQNLYIEYHLEGGFAKAEMLRAYLHILLIKAERAKQLHSTSSVKTLWLEVFNMFKNSLEVNYVTTRNSKFYAEELRVSYKFLNDVVKKLTGKTVKAFIDDFVTIEIKRYLLSTSLSVKEISYKTGFDEPANMTKFFKKNTQITPLKFRQQV
- a CDS encoding nuclear transport factor 2 family protein, with the translated sequence MKTKLIVLSLFTMVITSCHAEKKEPTTVLEFTSFKLKTTASEAEFNKLDAEIEDSFTSKQPGYIRRQSGVNEQGEYVVMVYWESLDAAKASMDKFMADKAVATYAGMIESSTMNMSRFTIADKFTATNSTFTEVMTFKTKENTGAKAFKKVNKKVGTEFSEQQKGFLQRITGSNEAGEQIVVAYWDTKANSDAVINDFMQAPIAKEFMGMMDQTSIAMIRYQALSALKNVTLTNKDKVVALLNSFNTGDQTPISYINPTKYIQHNLGVADGLEGFGAVMQHAPEGGFKADVLRAFQDGAYVFTHTSYDFFGPKAGFDVFRFEDGKIVEHWDNLLPVQKPNSSGRTQFDGATALTDLDKTEANKAVVKGFIEHVLLGHEMDQLSSYMNPKEYIQHNPAVADGLEGFGAAMQYFAANNLVMEYDKLHLVLGQGNFVLSISEGKFGKGAHTAYYDLFRLENGLIVEHWDVIAPIPSKTEWKNDNGKF